DNA sequence from the Gopherus evgoodei ecotype Sinaloan lineage unplaced genomic scaffold, rGopEvg1_v1.p scaffold_31_arrow_ctg1, whole genome shotgun sequence genome:
TTCCGCTTCACTCCTCTTGCTGGCCAGGAACTGTTCCAGTACCTCCTCCGCCTGGGAAGAAGAGACCACAGAGCACACAGCTTGGAATTGTCTGTGAGCGCCCAGGCGTCCGATACCAACCCTTTCCCCTGGGAAAACACGGCCGATGGGAACACTGAGGACTCGGAAACTCCGTGCTGCCTGGGCTGGCTGCAGAGACTCACCTTGACTCCTTTGTTGGGGGTCTTGCGGAAATCTTCCACCACCCGGCTCCGGTCTCTCAGGTAGAGCTCGTACCCACCGGGCTGGGAGTAAACCCCATCGCTGAGCTGCTTCTGCATGTCGGCTGAGAGCGTCTTCAGCAGGGCGCGGCAGGAGTCCCTGGACGCAGCTTCGTTCTGGCCCAACAACCGCCCATAACTTTCCTTCATCACCTCCTAATCAACAAAAGAGAATAAGCCAAAAGGCAGCACTGCCCTCAGTCCTCGGGGCAGACGCTCCCCCTACGATTGCGCCTGGTCTCCAAGCTCAGCTCCCTGGACTGGAAACgcccctctccccagctgtcCCCGGCTCTGCGCGGCTCGCGGGCCCGGCTGCCCTTGCTGGGTTTGGCTACGTATCCCCCAGGACTGAAAATAGCGTCAGGCACCAGCCAGCCCACCGACCCGGGGAACAAACTAGGCGATGGCTGGGCAGGGAGAGCGGCAGTGGCTGTCACACAGTGTTTCTCGCCCGCTTGGCCATGGGACCACGAGCTGCTGGAAAGGTTTTTACATACCGAAGTCAAGAGAATCTCTCTCCCTGGCAAGATCAACTCTCCCCTGTCCAGCTCTTGAAAGAGGCGGGAACAGAGCAGAGGGCTCAGCCCTGCTGGGGTCCAGACGCTGGTTCACTCTCACTTTCATGGGACCTCTAAAGGAGCCATGCCAGTTTTTGATAAGGGGTTGCCTGTCTGATGGGGGCCAGATTGTTGTCACTGGCTCGCTCTCCCCTCTCTCGCCTGCGCCACTTAGTGAAATCATAACCAAGTTTGCCAGGTAAAGTGTCACTTTCAAGTTGGCACCATGCTGGGCTGAAGTCCCACCTCTCGGAGCTGAGGCTCAGACACCTCACTCAGTGCTAattaccccagccctgggtcctgCTTTCGTAGGAATTCCCAGCCCGGATCAGAGCCAAAGTCCATCGAGTCGCTTTGCCTGGATTAGCTCCATGACCATCCTTTGCCTCTCCCCCAGGACGATTTTGCCGTTAACCTCAGAAGCCTTTTGGAAGCTGAAATGAGTGAGGTCCCCACATTCTCTACGTCTACACTGACAGCCGGGGTGTAAGTCTGGGTCAGGCATTAGGATCCGGGTTTCACCCTCAGAATCCCAGGGCCGCGCTAACGGTCCGGGGCGTCCGTCGCAGGGTAGCCGCGCTGTGCGAATGGCCTGGCAGCAAAGCATTCAGACAGCCTGGGGGAGGACGGCAGGGCCCCTGGCGTTCACATACCATCAGCCGCTTCTGGTACGTGTAACCCTCATCCTTGAAGGAGCGCTGCATGAAAAGCCGCAGGGCGTCCCCCTCGCACGTCCCGTGCGCCGCCGAGAGCTTGCCCAGCTCCACCGGCAGCCGCAGCCCCTCCATCCCGGCCGCGTAGTGAGCCAGCGCCTCCCTGAGGGCCGCCTCGTTCTCGATGGCAGCCATGGCGGTCACCGCGTTGTCCAGGCAGGGCACCTGCCCGCTGCGAATGGTGTCCACGTAGCTCTGCACTAAGGCGCCAAACACTgcagggagaaagggaggagagagtccagtcacaggggcccccacaagaatacagtattctatagtattgcaactttttttttatggaaggggcccccaaaattgctttgccccaggccttcgGAGTCCTCTGAGTGGCCCTGCCCAGGACATGGGATCTGCCCAGCCAAATACTGTGCTGCTCTTAGATCTCAGGAGTTCTGGTTCTCAGCATCTGGGAGCACAAAGGGACCTTCCATGTGGTCATAAATAAGCTTGTGCCGAGAAGATGAGCTGGGATGACAGTCAGTCACCAAAACACCAAAACCCAACGAACCCCTGAAGTGCCAGAGCCCAACAGAGATtttaccaaagaaccagagactccaggagcccCCAAGGGATGGGCCCACCTCCTCAGATATGtcggctcctaactcccattgatttcagtgggagttaggtacctaggtacttctgaggatctgggccgtGCTACGGCTATTGACTTACGTTGGAAAGCGCCAGACTCTGAGAGTGCTGAGGGGCAGGTTACAACTgatgattagatagatagatagatagatagatagatagatagatagatagatagatagatagatagatagatagatagatagatagatggggtgtctggcatagatagatagatagagatagATAGTAGAAGTAGTATGAGATAgataatagatagatagatagatagatagatagatagatagatagatagaggggtgtctgggatagatagatagatagatagatagatagatagatagatagatagatagatagatagatagatagatagatagatagatagatagatagatagagggggcatggggatagatagatagatagatagatagatagatagatagatgatagatagatagatagatagatagatagatagatagatagatagatagatagatagatagatagatagatagatagatagatagatagatagagggggtgtctggggatagatagatagatagatagatagatagatagatagatagatagatagatagatagatagatagatagatagatagatagatagatagatagatagatagatagatagatagatagatagatagatatgatagatagatagatagatgggggtgtctgggatagacagatagatagatggataggaGGAGGCCCTGCAGCAGGACCGCGAAGCGGTGTTGGGGCGGGTTACAGGAGCCCCTGCCAAgtgcagggggcagccagggagaaaGCCCCCAGGGGCTGGTTTGAAATGCAGCAAGCTAGCGCTGGAGGCTGGGGCATGGCCTCTTTAGCTGGGCAGCAGCTATTACAGGATGGGCCGAAGGCCGTGGTCCCTTCGCTGACGTACGTCGGCCGGTGACGGGCTGCCCTCCGGGGACGGTCTTGACCTGCGACTCCCGGAGGACGTACTCGCAGAACCTGGTGGCTTGCGCGAGGAACTGCGGGTGCAGGGCGCTGTccggcagcgtgcagagctggcTCATTTCCTCCCCCGCCACGGGCGGCACGAAGACAAAGCACTTGCGAATGGGGAAGTAGTTGCGAAGGCAGTCGCGGGGCAGGTTGTACTGGGTCACTTCCTTCGTGAAACCTGGAGACTCGGAACAAGACCCGCTCAGCCCCATGGACCCGACTACTGGCCCTCACCCGGCCCTTGTGAAACAGCTCCAGGGGCTTTCTGGGTGCTGGGACTGCTGCATTCGCATCTTACTTCAGTGCCGGGGgggcctggggctgctgctggagtgtGTGACACACTGAGCAGCCTTTTGCCTTTCTCCACTCAACGGGCTTTACACCCCCCCCCGAAttcatccccctcctccctgggaaGGAGGAAATGTCATTAGGCAACTTGTTCAGTCACACAAGACCTGACTCCAGAAACCTCATTTCCCTCTCCCCAGAGGAGAGCCCAGAGCTCTGTGTGAAGAGGGGAGCAACACCACAAGCCAGCAAACGGGAACAACCAGCCTCAACTGACTTCAGACTGTGGCTGTGTCTGCAACCCACATTAACACAACTCCTGGCTCTGTTCTCTCCCGCCagcctcggggaggtggattatctacatcGCTGAGACCCACcccatggccccagcctgctATAGCTTCGGAGTGAATAGACCTGGTCGCTTAGCTCAAGCCGAACAGGCTCACCATTTTAGATTCAGGAGCCAAGAAGTTAATTTCCTGGATCTTCTcacccacagtcaacctgtggaactctttgctgggggatgttgtggaggccaaaagtgtaagtgggttcaaaaaaggattagtTAAGTTCATAGAGGccaggtccaccaatggctgttagccaggatgggcagggacacaaccccatgctcggggtggccctaaacctctgactgccagaagctgggacaggaTGACAGAGGATGGCTCACTGGAGaaatgccctgttctgttccttccctctgaagcacctggcaccggctgctgtcagagacaggacactgggctggagggaccattgatctgacccaatctGGACGGTCTTACGATGCAGATGCAAAAAACGCTGAAGAAAATCGGCCTTAAAAGAACAGAGGTTCCGTGAAGTCTCCCAGGGACTTTGCTGCTGGCGCCAGGTCACCGGAAGGCCTGGAGATCCCCGGGGCTGGGCTGCGGAGAAAACTCTCCCAGAGCGAGCTGGCCAGAAGGAACACACATGGCCAGGTCTACTCGCCAAAGCCGAGGCCATCGTTGTGACGAGGCTGGGGGAAAACACGGACGTGTCTTTCTTACCCTTCCTCCTCACTAGCGCGTTCTCCAGATAGTCGTCCTCCGTCACCTCCCGCCCGTTGAGTTTCAGCTCCAGCGTGAAATCCCGAACAGCCCAGATGAATTTGGGGAAGAAGCGGGAGTACTGACTGTCGTCCTCAAAGCCATCCTGGGCCTGGGCTTTCGTCCGGATGTGGGTGCTGATCTCGGACACAAAGCTACTCGTAGGGCTGAGGAATCTAGGTGGGGCCGTAGCAAAGGCACAGGGCAGAACAGCCCCCCATGTCCAACATgcagccctcccctgccccccatggccACCCCACGACAAGGatactgcagctgctccatggcgTACTGGTCGATGGTCCCTTTGCTGTTGTAGACCAGGGTGCTGCTGAGCAGCACGGCCAGCGCGAAGATCCACGCGTCGTTCTTGGTGTCGCCCTGGGCAGGAAGGAGAAGGCTGGTGGCATGACACAGACTCCTGGAGTTGAGTTTTGGGGCCCTAGCGGCCATTGGGGCTGGAGAGAcgagccccctcccagagacgCCGTGACGAGGGACAGCCAGGCTGGGAGACACAGGCCTTCGCCTGGTTTTGTACCCCAGTTCTGGGATTTCTAGGGGTGCTGCTGAATGCACGATCCCTGCGAGAGCTGCCACGTGGCTGCCGCCCGACCAGCCCAAACTCCAGGTGGCCCCCCCAGAGTTGAGCCCCGAGTCCTCCGGCTCCACCGCTTCTGCTGTCAGTTACCTTGCCggcctccctcccacctgcgctggGCTGACCTGTGCCAAATGGGGAAACCCCCCAACACATTCAACCGGCAACCGGCCAGGCCATGCGAAAACCGGCCAGGTAGCAGCTCTACCTCCCACTCAGCGGCTCCTACCCCGGATCGCTCTGGAGGAAGCTCCTGCAGACGGCGCTAACCTTCCCCGGGGCCTCTGCTCCTGACGCCCTGTGGAGCCTGGGAAACCCCCAGACCTGTTTGCCCAAGATGCCCTGGAGATCCCACATTGCTGCAGCCAGGCGCCCAAGGCTTCGTTTTGTTTTCTTGCCCTGCAGGAGATGAGGGCAGCTCCCTCCTGGGCATTAATGAGATTCCATGTGCCACGGGGCCAAGCAGtcatctggggagggggcagagctggagtcTCTGAGAACGGCGCCCGCCGTCTCCTGAGGTCGTGAGTGTCCTGGTAGCAGTGGGCAGGTGGTGCTAGGGCTGGCGCTAGGgggcctgtgctgcagggggcagggtgggggctcagtcaGGGGGCTGCTACTCAAAGTCCATTCGGGGCAACGATTTTGCCCTCTGACATTCCCTGCTAGGGTGCCGGAGGAGACGTCCCCCTTTGCTCAGGTCTGTGGGTTGGGGAGCGTTTTCTCAGCCCCCCAGGGCAGCGGGGAGTTGTGGCATGCCCCCTTTCACCGGAGGGGGGCTGAGTCCCTGCACACAAAGGCCGCCTCCCACTCAGACCCTGACAGTGACCTCGgcagctcctgcccccactcacctTCTCCACGTCGCCCAGCCCCTCGCTGTCCAGCAGCACCAGGGTGTGGCCGGCCCGGCGCGGGTGGGGCAGGCACCACATCCAGATGCCCTTGGTGTGCGACTGCACCGTGGAGCCCAGCGAGAACCCTGGGGAGAGAGACACGGTTGGGTCCCAGGAGGTCGTTGTCCCACTGCCcttatggggggaggagggggctcggCTGAGGCATATATGGTACAGCTACTACATatgatagacagatagatagaggggtggatggggatggatagattagatagatagaggagggggtctggggacagacagacagacggagtCGGTgttggggacagacagacagacagacagtggctgTGCACAGGGTTAGCTATGTGGATGGTCGCCCACTAGCCAGCACACATTGGTCGCAGATTGGACAGACCCCTGTCCCGGCCGTTCTCGGTTCCTGGCCCTGCCTCCGCGCTGGGGGCTGCACGTGATGAGCCcatgagatcccttccagcctcaCGTTCCCATGGCTCGATAACAGACTCACACGAgccgctgggagcagggggatttCCTGGCTGGCCCAGGGGGGAGGTGAAGCAGAAGGTCTCACCCGTTCTCCTGCCGGCCAGCTGGTTCAGGAGGTAGGACTTGCCGGTGCGATACAGCCCAGCCACGGCCACCACCACCACGGGCTGATCCACGCCGCGCAGGGCCTCCAGCGCCTCCTCCATCACCTCCAGCTCCCCATCGGCAGGGTTGGCGACGAGGCACACGGGCTGCTCCATCGCCCACCTGCAGAACAGCAGGCGCAGAGCTGGAGCCggggggagagtggggggagggcagcTCTGGcgtttccctccaccccaaacccctgttcTCAGGCCGCTCCGCAGGGGCCGCAGCCCCCAGCATGAGAGTCACTGTCAGACACACGACCGCTGCCTCGCCACCCTCCCAAGAGAGACGCTGccggggggaacccaggccctgtGAGGGGAAGTGACTCGCTGAAGGTTGCGTATGAAgttcagtggcacagcagggacagaacccaggagtcctggctcccccacccagatcccactcctctcccaaagcagggatagaacccaggagtcctggctcccagcccctccacccctgctctagccactagaccccactcccctcccagagccacagagagaacccaggaatcctggctcccagcccccccgctctaaccactagaccccactcccctcccagagccggggatagaacccaggagtcctggctcccaacccccccactctaaccactagaccccactcccctcccagagccagggagagaacccaggagtcctggctcccagcccctccacccctgctctaaccaccagcccccactcccctctcagagccggggagagaacccaggagtcctggctcccagccccctcccgttctaaccactagaccccactcccctcccagagccggggagagaacccaggagtcctggctcccagcccctcctgctctaaccaccagcccccactcccctcccagagccggggagagaacccaggagtcctggctcccacacttCTGCTTTAACCACATCCAACCTTAGGAAATTTAGGTGGCAAGAGATTAAATTTTCCTCCCCCTTGTTCTTTATTCCATCCGACCCCCCTTCACTCCCAGCCTCTTTATTCCAGACACTTCTCTGCACTTCCCGTTTCCTTCCCTTTCCGCCCCACCAGCTCTGTGAGCTACTGACCGGCCCGGCTGGGATCCCGCAGCTCGCTCAGGCCAACCCTCGGCCTTCAGCAGCCGCTGATCAAACACTGGAGCGCGACTGGACCGGCCACAGAGCCAGCGATTCCCCGCCCGGCTCGCCTAAGAGCTAACGGAGAGAAACGTCCCAGCCGCTCGCTTCCTCTCGGCTCTCTGCACCTTGGCGGCTGTTGGAGATTGAAAGTGAAATTGATTTCTGAGCGGGccgggggagagagggggagtaGCTTGTGTAGGACCCACTCCTGCGGGGGAGAGACGCTTTCACGCTTACGCCGAGATTCTCTTCGGGGCTGGGACACGGGCCTGGGCGGCGGGAGAGTTCGGGGGAAGGCAGCTTCCCTCCGCCCAGTTCTGGCTGTGTCCACACACCGGCCTTGCTCCAGTCAATGTAAGTGTCCCACTCCCCTGAACTGCTAACGCCGCCCCCGCAAGCAGCGCAGGGCTTATGTCGGTGCAGTGACCCCGGTGTGGACAAGGCAGGTTACCTCGGCTGTGGGCTCTCACTCCCGTCCATTTCATGGCTCCCTGcttccctgctcagagccagAAAACACTGTCACCCCAGAGCGAGTGGGCAGCTCCAGCTACAGCCAGTGCCCCCTCCCTGGGgtcctggctcccccctgccagccaggctgatggctgggctctggg
Encoded proteins:
- the LOC115640450 gene encoding guanylate-binding protein 4-like is translated as MEQPVCLVANPADGELEVMEEALEALRGVDQPVVVVAVAGLYRTGKSYLLNQLAGRRTGFSLGSTVQSHTKGIWMWCLPHPRRAGHTLVLLDSEGLGDVEKGDTKNDAWIFALAVLLSSTLVYNSKGTIDQYAMEQLHFVSEISTHIRTKAQAQDGFEDDSQYSRFFPKFIWAVRDFTLELKLNGREVTEDDYLENALVRRKGFTKEVTQYNLPRDCLRNYFPIRKCFVFVPPVAGEEMSQLCTLPDSALHPQFLAQATRFCEYVLRESQVKTVPGGQPVTGRLFGALVQSYVDTIRSGQVPCLDNAVTAMAAIENEAALREALAHYAAGMEGLRLPVELGKLSAAHGTCEGDALRLFMQRSFKDEGYTYQKRLMEVMKESYGRLLGQNEAASRDSCRALLKTLSADMQKQLSDGVYSQPGGYELYLRDRSRVVEDFRKTPNKGVKAEEVLEQFLASKRSEAETVLSVDKKMTEAEKNLATQRQKVELLEQQRKAAEEKRLQTEQLMKDQERSHQENVKQLEAKMAEELASARQEAERALQSKLKEQEAMLQQGFKEMAQMLGEEITELRKEITHSKEQELLNTAKVLARALKLAYDVWLHGDEDAHPAL